Part of the Pseudomonadota bacterium genome is shown below.
CATAATCTACCAGATACTTCAGCCAGAAACTTAACTGTAAACGCTGCGGGCATCAATGGATACCTAAACAAGAAGAAATTCGTATTTGTCCGAAATGCAAATCTCCTTATTGGGATAGACCAAAGAAAAAATAGATGATAAAGGTTTTCAAATACAGACTTTATCCAACAAGGAAACAATCCAACTTTCTCACAACACAACTTGACGGGCATCGCTTTCTTTACAATCAGGCTCTTGCTCAACGGAAAGAAGTTTACGAACAAACTGGCAAGGGGATCGGTTACGCCGCTCAGGCTACAGGGCTTATTCCAAAACTTAAAAAGACCTGTCTGCCAGCCAGGCAGGAAAGTAAAAATCTTGCTCTTTGCAATTATAGCTCTCTCCAACAAACATTGAGAAGACTTGATAAATCTTTCAAGGCTTTTTTCCGTAGAATTAAATCTG
Proteins encoded:
- a CDS encoding helix-turn-helix domain-containing protein, with the translated sequence MIKVFKYRLYPTRKQSNFLTTQLDGHRFLYNQALAQRKEVYEQTGKGIGYAAQATGLIPKLKKTCLPARQESKNLALCNYSSLQQTLRRLDKSFKAFFRRIKS